The following coding sequences lie in one Plasmodium sp. gorilla clade G2 genome assembly, chromosome: 11 genomic window:
- a CDS encoding 60S ribosomal protein L36 encodes MGRKSTIKPATGIAVGFNSGHVVTKRNLKLNKKKKPFSKRKELIKDVVREITGFSPYEKRIIELIKIGTSASTKRSLKYAKKKLGTHKRGKAKREEIQKVVILQRRKAAEKH; translated from the exons atgggaAGGAAATCAACCATTAAGCCAGCCACAGGAATAGCag TTGGATTTAATAGTGGACATGTTGTAACAAAGagaaatttaaaattaaataaaaaaaagaaaccattttctaaaagaaaagaattgATAAAAGATGTAGTTAGAGAAATTACTGGATTTAGTccatatgaaaaaagaataattgaATTGATAAAAATAGGTACATCTGCTTCTACTAAAAGAAGTTTAAAATACGCTAAAAAAAAGTTAGGAACCCATAAAAGAGGAAAAGCTAAGAGAGAAGAAATTCAAAAAGTTGTTATATTACAAAGAAGAAAAGCTGCTGAAAaacattaa